A stretch of Cynocephalus volans isolate mCynVol1 chromosome 9, mCynVol1.pri, whole genome shotgun sequence DNA encodes these proteins:
- the PABPC4L gene encoding polyadenylate-binding protein 4-like, producing MNVAAKYRVASLYVGDLHADVTEDLLFKKFSTVGPVLSIRICRDLVTHRSLGYAYVNFLQLADAQKALDTMNFDLIKGKSIRLMWSQRDACLRKSGIGNVFIKNLDKSIDNKTLYEHFSAFGKILSSKVMSDDQGSKGFAFVHFQNQSAADRAIEEMNGKLLKDCKVFVGRFKNRKDREAELRNKASEFTNVYIKNFGNDMDDQRLKEVFSKYGKTLSVKVMTDSSGKSKGFGFVSFDSHEAAKKAVEEMNGKDINGQLIFVGRAQKKVERQAELKQMFEQLKKERIRGCQGVKLYIKNLDETIDDEKLRKEFSSFGSISRVKVMQEEGLSKGFGLICFSSPEEAAKAMTEMNGRILGSKPLNIALAQRH from the coding sequence ATGAATGTAGCAGCCAAGTATCGCGTGGCCTCCCTGTATGTGGGTGACCTACATGCAGATGTCACTGAGGACCTGCTGTTCAAGAAGTTCAGCACGGTGGGGCCTGTGCTGTCCATCCGCATCTGCAGGGACCTGGTCACCCACCGCTCTCTAGGCTATGCCTACGTGAACTTCCTGCAGTTGGCTGATGCCCAGAAGGCCTTGGACACAATGAATTTTGACTTGATAAAAGGCAAATCCATCCGTCTCATGTGGTCTCAGCGTGATGCCTGCTTAAGGAAATCTGGAATTGGGAACGTGTTCATCAAGAATCTGGACAAATCCATCGATAACAAAACCCTCTATGAACACTTTTCAGCTTTTGGAAAGATCCTGTCCTCCAAGGTGATGAGTGATGATCAAGGCTCCAAAGGTTTTGCATTTGTGCACTTTCAGAACCAGAGTGCTGCGGATAGGGCCATTGAAGAGATGAATGGAAAGCTGCTCAAGGATTGCAAGGTGTTTGTTGGCAGATTCAAAAACCGTAAAGATCGGGAAGCTGAACTCAGGAACAAAGCCAGTGAATTCACcaatgtttacatcaaaaactTTGGAAATGACATGGATGATCAGAGATTGAAGGAAGTTTTCAGCAAATATGGCAAAACTCTGAGTGTTAAGGTGATGACAGATTCCAGTGGGAAATCCAAAGGCTTTGGGTTTGTGAGTTTTGATAGCCATGAGGCCGCCAAAAAGGCTGTTGAAGAAATGAATGGAAAGGACATAAACGGGCAGCTGATTTTTGTAGGTAGGGCACAAAAGAAAGTAGAGCGACAGGCTGAGTTAAAGCAAATGTTtgaacagctgaaaaaggaaagaattcgTGGGTGCCAGGGGGTAAAGCTCTATATTAAGAACCTTGATGAGACCATTGATGATGAAAAACTACGAAAGGAATTTTCTTCATTTGGATCAATTAGCAGAGTTAAGGTAATGCAGGAAGAAGGGCTGAGCAAAGGATTTGGATTGATCTGCTTCTCCTCTCCTGAGGAGGCCGCTAAAGCAATGACTGAGATGAATGGTCGCATATTGGGCTCTAAACCCCTCAACATTGCCCTGGCCCAGAGgcattag